A region from the Candidatus Edwardsbacteria bacterium genome encodes:
- a CDS encoding DUF721 domain-containing protein, whose protein sequence is MKKLEAVGDILSRVLKSLEIDQRMDETRALTVWPEAAGSKIAANTRAVSVIRGRLLVEAKSPAWVQECTLLRVRLKGKINKIIGADAVKDITFKVGPF, encoded by the coding sequence ATGAAAAAGCTGGAAGCAGTGGGGGATATTTTAAGCCGGGTCCTGAAATCCCTGGAGATCGACCAGAGGATGGATGAGACCAGGGCCCTGACAGTCTGGCCGGAGGCGGCGGGCTCCAAGATTGCGGCCAACACCCGGGCGGTTTCGGTGATCCGTGGCAGGCTGCTGGTGGAGGCCAAGAGCCCGGCCTGGGTGCAGGAATGCACCCTGCTGAGGGTCAGGCTCAAGGGAAAAATCAATAAAATTATCGGGGCCGATGCCGTCAAGGATATCACTTTCAAGGTGGGGCCATTCTAA